In the Phaseolus vulgaris cultivar G19833 chromosome 7, P. vulgaris v2.0, whole genome shotgun sequence genome, one interval contains:
- the LOC137829623 gene encoding probable polygalacturonase has translation MRIQVIILVCALLLVTLLSSEVAESRKSKTGSTSFEYKAINCRAYSASLTDFGGVGDGKTSNTKAFKSAISHLSEYASKGGAQLYVPAGKWLTGSFSLSSHFTLYLNKDAVLLASQDISEWPVIEPLPSYGRGRDAAAGRYTSLIFGTNLTDVIVTGDNGTIDGQGAFWWQKFHKKQLKYTRPYLIELMFSDKIQISNLTLLNSPSWNVHPVYSSNIIIKGLTIIATLPSPNTDGINPDSCTNTRIEDCYIVSGDDCVAVKSGWDEYGIKFGWPTKQLVIRRLTCISPESAAIALGSEMSGGIQDVRAEDITAIHTESGVRIKTAVGRGGYVKDIYVKGMTMHTMKWVFWMTGSYGSHADSHYDPKALPEIKGINYRDVVADNVTMAARLEGISNDPFTGICIANVTINMAAKAKKQPWTCTDIEGITSGVTPKPCNSLPDQGQDNIKACDFPADNLPIDSLKLKKCAYRIKHE, from the exons ATGAGGATACAA GTAATTATATTGGTTTGTGCTCTTCTTTTGGTGACACTGCTAAGCTCAGAGGTAGCTGAGAGCAGAAAATCCAAAACTGGTAGCACTTCCTTCGAGTACAAAGCTATAAATTGCAGAGCTTATAGTGCTTCATTGACAGATTTTGGTGGTGTTGGAGATGGAAAGACATCAAATACAAAGGCCTTTAAGTCTGCAATCAGTCATCTGAGTGAGTATGCTTCTAAAGGGGGAGCCCAGCTCTATGTTCCTGCTGGAAAATGGCTTACTGGGAGTTTTAGTCTTTCCAGTCATTTCACTCTCTATCTCAACAAAGATGCTGTTCTCCTTGCTTCTCAG GATATTAGTGAGTGGCCTGTGATTGAACCACTCCCATCGTACGGTAGAGGAAGAGATGCAGCAGCAGGAAGGTACACCAGCCTCATATTTGGAACAAACCTCACTGATGTTATTGTCACAG GTGACAATGGCACCATAGATGGTCAAGGAGCATTTTGGTGGCAGAAATTTCACAAGAAACAGCTGAAGTACACTCGTCCATACTTGATTGAATTAATGTTCTCAGACAAGATTCAAATTTCCAATTTGACCCTCCTAAATTCTCCATCATGGAATGTTCATCCTGTTTATAGCAG caatattattattaaaggtCTCACCATTATCGCTACTCTCCCATCTCCAAACACTGATGGCATCAACCCAG ATTCTTGCACAAATACCAGAATTGAAGACTGCTACATAGTTTCTGGGGATGACTGTGTAGCAGTGAAAAGTGGGTGGGATGAGTATGGCATAAAGTTTGGATGGCCCACAAAACAACTAGTGATAAGACGGCTGACATGCATTTCCCCAGAAAGTGCAGCCATTGCCTTGGGGAGTGAGATGTCAGGTGGAATCCAGGATGTCAGAGCTGAGGACATCACAGCCATCCATACAGAATCAGGGGTCAGAATCAAGACTGCAGTAGGGAGAGGAGGGTATGTGAAGGACATATATGTAAAGGGAATGACCATGCACACCATGAAATGGGTTTTTTGGATGACTGGTAGCTATGGTTCCCATGCTGATAGCCACTATGATCCTAAAGCCTTGCCTGAGATCAAAGGCATCAACTACAGGGATGTGGTGGCTGACAATGTCACCATGGCTGCTAGGTTGGAAGGAATCTCCAATGACCCTTTTACTGGAATCTGCATTGCCAATGTGACCATTAACATGGCAGCCAAAGCCAAAAAACAGCCATGGACATGTACTGATATTGAAGGGATCACAAGTGGGGTGACTCCTAAGCCATGCAATTCTTTACCTGACCAAGGGCAGGATAACATCAAAGCATGTGATTTCCCTGCAGATAATCTACCAATTGATTCGTTGAAGCTTAAAAAGTGTGCTTACCGAATTAAACATGAATGA